One stretch of Diabrotica undecimpunctata isolate CICGRU chromosome 5, icDiaUnde3, whole genome shotgun sequence DNA includes these proteins:
- the LOC140441094 gene encoding uncharacterized protein isoform X2 — MKLICFCNRALSPVKINQSVSEKVNSTEILSIKSSRFYSGSKENILPCNFTLQEQHNKDEDQYKVGKKTANEILPIENSNASDISSEISLSSPQFYGSPDSIFTPEESDKDNTDSPDLETPSPASDEMLDSKILQ; from the exons ATGAAACTAATTTGTTTTTGTAACAGAGCGTTAAGTCCCGTAAAAATTAACCAATCAGTAAGCGAGAAAGTAAATTCAACTGAAATTCTTTCG atcAAAAGCTCTCGATTTTATAGTGGATCTAAAGAAAATATACTCCCTTGTAATTTTACACTACAAGAACAACATAACAAAGATGAAGATCAGTATAAAGTTGGTAAAAAAACCGCTAATGAAATATTACCGATTGAAAATTCTAATGCATCTGACATTTCTTCC gaaatatccTTAAGTTCCCCTCAATTTTATGGTTCACCTGACAGTATCTTTACACCTGAAGAAAGTGATAAAGATAACACAGATTCTCCAGACTTAGAAACTCCATCACCAGCTTCTGATGAAATGTTAGATTCCAAGATTCTTCAGTAA